A genomic stretch from Bradyrhizobium sp. 195 includes:
- a CDS encoding ABC transporter permease produces MLDRAPGESAKDTATRRVRFRGAGFVPASSRFGGWIALALVIAIWQAAGSVGLVNALFLPTPLAIARAIYQLAISGALWQHLSASLLRIGVGWLLGTAAGIAVGFAIGLSRLARSVGITFISALFPIPKIALLPLLILWLGIGEEPKIATIALGVFFSTAISVYSGVDAVPRNLIRMAQSFNVPFATIVRKVIWPGALPAILAGFRITASVALLLVVSAEMIGAQYGIGAFVLQAGNLMQTDQLLAGVVILSVFGLAVGKVIGWLETRLLHWR; encoded by the coding sequence ATGCTTGATCGCGCACCGGGCGAAAGCGCGAAGGACACCGCGACAAGGCGCGTCCGCTTTCGCGGCGCCGGCTTCGTGCCCGCGTCGAGCAGGTTCGGCGGCTGGATCGCGCTCGCCCTCGTCATCGCGATCTGGCAGGCCGCTGGCAGCGTGGGCCTCGTCAACGCGCTGTTCCTGCCAACGCCCCTCGCAATTGCGCGCGCGATCTACCAGCTCGCGATCTCGGGCGCGCTGTGGCAACATTTGTCGGCCTCGCTGCTGCGCATCGGCGTCGGCTGGCTGTTGGGCACCGCGGCCGGTATCGCGGTCGGCTTCGCCATCGGCCTGTCGCGGCTGGCGCGCAGCGTCGGCATCACGTTCATCTCCGCGCTGTTCCCGATCCCGAAAATTGCGCTGCTGCCGCTGTTGATCCTCTGGCTCGGCATCGGCGAAGAGCCGAAGATCGCGACCATTGCGCTCGGGGTGTTCTTCTCGACCGCGATCTCGGTCTATAGCGGCGTCGACGCGGTGCCGCGCAACCTCATCCGCATGGCGCAAAGCTTCAACGTTCCCTTCGCCACCATCGTGCGCAAGGTAATCTGGCCCGGCGCGCTGCCCGCGATCCTCGCCGGCTTCCGCATCACCGCCTCCGTGGCTCTCCTGCTCGTCGTCAGCGCCGAGATGATCGGCGCCCAATACGGCATCGGCGCCTTCGTGCTCCAGGCCGGCAATCTGATGCAGACCGATCAGCTGCTCGCGGGCGTGGTGATCCTGTCGGTGTTTGGCCTCGCGGTCGGCAAGGTGATCGGCTGGCTGGAGACGCGGCTGTTGCACTGGCGGTAG
- a CDS encoding cysteine rich repeat-containing protein, with translation MFNTLKQVSARTALLAALFATAAPAFAQAPTEAQKGAIRSACRSDFMAHCASVTPGGVEAYQCLKKNMSSLSSGCQTAVRAVEPAAAPKTEAAPAAPKTEAAPKAETAPAAPKADAAPAAKPAAAPAPKAAAAKQPSSAQVAAVKSACRADYPKVCASVPPGGAPALECLEKNKAKVSPACEKAVSAATGGGAAATAAPADAAPAAAAPAVIVLRPLLPREELFIVRSACGADIRSLCAGVAPGGGRIIRCISNRAASLSPACRDVLAPFAAR, from the coding sequence ATGTTCAACACGTTGAAACAAGTCTCAGCCCGCACGGCGTTGCTGGCGGCGCTGTTCGCAACTGCAGCACCCGCATTCGCACAAGCGCCGACCGAGGCGCAGAAGGGTGCCATCCGGTCTGCATGCCGGTCGGACTTCATGGCGCACTGCGCGAGCGTCACGCCCGGCGGCGTCGAAGCGTATCAATGCCTGAAGAAGAACATGTCGAGCCTGTCATCGGGATGCCAGACCGCGGTTCGCGCCGTCGAGCCCGCTGCGGCTCCGAAGACCGAAGCCGCTCCCGCCGCGCCCAAGACTGAGGCTGCGCCCAAGGCGGAAACCGCGCCGGCCGCGCCGAAGGCCGATGCCGCCCCCGCGGCAAAGCCGGCCGCCGCACCGGCGCCGAAGGCTGCGGCCGCCAAGCAACCCAGCAGCGCGCAGGTTGCGGCCGTCAAAAGCGCATGCCGCGCCGACTATCCCAAGGTGTGCGCCAGCGTGCCGCCGGGCGGCGCCCCCGCGCTCGAATGCCTGGAGAAAAACAAGGCCAAGGTCTCGCCCGCCTGCGAGAAGGCCGTGAGCGCCGCAACCGGCGGCGGCGCGGCAGCAACGGCAGCGCCCGCGGATGCGGCTCCCGCAGCGGCCGCACCCGCCGTGATCGTTTTGCGCCCCTTGCTGCCGCGCGAAGAGCTGTTCATCGTGAGGTCGGCCTGCGGCGCCGACATTCGCTCGCTCTGCGCCGGCGTCGCGCCCGGCGGCGGCCGCATCATTCGATGCATCTCCAACAGGGCCGCCTCGCTATCGCCCGCGTGCAGGGACGTGCTGGCTCCGTTCGCGGCGCGATGA
- a CDS encoding FAD-dependent monooxygenase: protein MRIAVIGGGPGGLYFAYLWKKRHPEDQVDLFEQNPADATWGFGVVFSDQALEFLRADDPETVDAIAPHMESWENITLNLSGDSVAIDGVGFSSIGRLELLRFLQQRALDVGVTPRFDTPIHAIDQLNGHDLIVAADGLNSLVRRAYEGDFGTSLSYSSNKFVWYGTSKRFDTLSQTFVKTDRGAFNAHHYRYSPAMSTFLVECDYATWQAYGFAYKDVEQSKGVCEEVFADTLGGHCLVSNKSVWRNFPWVWNEHWSFKNMVLLGDALHSAHFSIGSGTRLAIEDAIALVKALESDAHLATALHRYQAARKPVVQKLVNAARTSAFWYEHFAEHMKLDLMDFAYSYITRSGRIDDSRLRAMSPAFAARYEAAKNGGDEA from the coding sequence TTGCGGATCGCCGTGATTGGCGGGGGGCCCGGTGGGCTCTACTTCGCCTATCTCTGGAAGAAGCGTCACCCCGAGGATCAGGTCGACCTGTTCGAACAGAACCCGGCCGACGCGACCTGGGGCTTTGGCGTCGTGTTCTCCGACCAGGCCCTGGAATTCCTGCGCGCCGACGACCCCGAAACGGTCGATGCGATCGCGCCGCATATGGAGAGCTGGGAGAACATCACGCTGAACCTCAGCGGCGACAGCGTCGCCATCGACGGGGTCGGCTTCTCCTCGATCGGGCGGCTCGAGCTCCTGAGATTCCTGCAGCAGCGCGCGCTCGACGTCGGCGTCACCCCGCGCTTCGATACGCCGATCCATGCCATCGACCAGCTCAACGGGCACGATCTGATCGTCGCCGCTGACGGGCTGAACTCGCTGGTGCGCCGCGCCTATGAGGGCGATTTCGGCACCTCGCTGTCCTACTCCTCCAACAAGTTCGTCTGGTACGGCACCTCGAAGCGGTTCGACACGCTGTCGCAGACCTTCGTGAAGACCGACCGCGGCGCCTTCAACGCCCATCATTATCGTTACTCGCCGGCCATGAGCACCTTCCTGGTCGAGTGCGACTACGCCACTTGGCAGGCCTACGGCTTTGCCTATAAGGACGTCGAGCAGTCCAAGGGCGTCTGCGAGGAGGTGTTCGCGGACACGCTCGGCGGCCATTGCCTCGTCTCCAATAAATCGGTCTGGCGCAACTTTCCCTGGGTCTGGAACGAGCATTGGTCGTTCAAGAACATGGTGCTGCTCGGCGATGCCCTGCATTCCGCGCATTTCTCGATTGGTTCGGGCACGCGGCTTGCGATCGAGGACGCCATTGCGCTGGTCAAGGCGCTGGAATCGGATGCGCATCTTGCGACCGCGCTGCATCGGTACCAGGCCGCGCGAAAACCGGTGGTGCAGAAGCTCGTCAACGCCGCACGCACGTCGGCGTTCTGGTACGAGCACTTTGCCGAGCACATGAAGCTCGACCTGATGGATTTCGCCTACAGCTACATCACCCGCTCCGGCCGTATCGACGATTCCCGGCTACGCGCGATGTCGCCGGCTTTCGCGGCCCGGTACGAGGCGGCCAAGAACGGCGGAGACGAGGCATGA
- a CDS encoding MarR family winged helix-turn-helix transcriptional regulator — MPSKPPAPITIDAVYAAPGYLFRRMQQIAVSIFMEECKAFDLTPVQYAALIAIHTHPGIDATRLSAVIAFDRSTLGSVIERLQAKDYIERKPAPEDKRIKLLYLTKSGAAILREIIPAVERAQARMLEPLKATDRKTLMGLLVQLVDLNNEASRVPLRAEDALEHLGKAG; from the coding sequence ATGCCGAGTAAGCCGCCCGCTCCGATCACGATCGATGCCGTCTATGCCGCGCCGGGTTATCTGTTCCGGCGCATGCAGCAGATCGCGGTCTCGATCTTCATGGAGGAGTGCAAGGCATTCGACCTCACCCCGGTGCAATATGCGGCGCTGATCGCGATCCACACCCATCCCGGCATCGACGCGACGCGGCTGTCGGCTGTGATCGCGTTCGACCGCTCCACGCTCGGCAGCGTGATCGAGCGGCTGCAAGCCAAGGACTATATCGAGCGCAAGCCGGCGCCCGAGGACAAGCGGATCAAGCTGCTCTACCTGACGAAATCTGGCGCCGCGATCCTGCGCGAAATCATCCCCGCCGTCGAGCGCGCCCAGGCGCGCATGCTGGAGCCGCTGAAGGCCACGGACCGCAAGACGCTGATGGGTCTGCTTGTGCAGCTCGTCGATCTCAACAACGAAGCGTCACGCGTGCCGCTGCGGGCCGAGGATGCGCTGGAGCATTTGGGGAAGGCGGGGTGA
- a CDS encoding benzoate-CoA ligase family protein gives MSNEIRDQVPADSEGTREIGFAVPQIYNASRVLFDNLANGRGDKLALLGPAGMRTYAELCAEACRWGNGFASLGLTRGDRVLLFLDDTPAYPAAFFGAVRAGFVPLLINTLTPPDLLQFYLADSGAAVAVADAEFAARFNAEACKETGLRTLIVANGEAGDHAAPAAISAAGWLAQFPAELAEADTHRNEMAFWMYSSGSTGRPKGIVHLQHDMAYSEAAFARNVLKLTPDDICFSVPKIFFAYGFGNSVTFPFSAGGATLLLPGQPKPASIFAAIEQYKPTVFFGLPTLYTSLTKAEGAEKIDFSSLRMSLSAAEVLSAEVFNGWKTLTDLEIVEGLGSTEVLHIYLSNRPEQKKLGAAGLRVPGYEVALRDKEGREVGDNEEGILWVRGDSNTPLYWNRPDKTAETIREGGWIYTGDRFVRDADGFHFFRGRADDLIKISGQWVYPLEVELCLADHPDIRECAVFAAELPDRRMTLKAVVVMNNRAVNQGDATRRLQDYVKGKLLPYKYPREVIFIDELPKTGTGKIDRQALLRM, from the coding sequence ATGAGCAACGAAATTCGCGACCAGGTGCCCGCCGACAGCGAAGGGACACGCGAGATCGGCTTTGCCGTTCCGCAAATCTACAACGCCAGCCGCGTGCTGTTCGACAATCTCGCCAACGGCCGCGGCGACAAGCTTGCACTGTTGGGTCCCGCGGGCATGCGGACCTATGCCGAGCTCTGCGCGGAGGCTTGCCGCTGGGGCAACGGTTTTGCATCGCTTGGCCTCACGCGCGGCGACCGCGTGCTCTTGTTCCTCGACGACACCCCGGCATACCCGGCTGCCTTCTTCGGCGCGGTGCGCGCCGGCTTCGTGCCGCTCCTGATCAACACGCTGACTCCGCCGGATCTCCTGCAATTCTACCTCGCCGATTCCGGCGCGGCGGTTGCGGTGGCGGATGCCGAGTTCGCGGCGCGCTTCAATGCGGAGGCGTGCAAGGAGACGGGCCTGCGCACGCTGATCGTCGCGAATGGCGAAGCGGGCGACCACGCCGCGCCTGCGGCGATCTCTGCCGCAGGATGGCTCGCGCAATTCCCGGCCGAGCTGGCGGAAGCGGACACCCATCGCAACGAGATGGCGTTCTGGATGTACTCGTCCGGCTCGACCGGACGGCCCAAGGGCATCGTGCATCTGCAGCACGACATGGCCTATAGCGAGGCGGCCTTTGCGCGAAACGTGTTGAAGCTGACGCCCGACGACATCTGCTTTTCGGTGCCCAAAATCTTTTTCGCCTATGGCTTCGGCAACTCCGTCACCTTCCCGTTCTCGGCGGGAGGGGCAACGTTGCTGCTGCCGGGCCAGCCGAAACCAGCATCGATCTTTGCGGCGATCGAGCAATACAAGCCGACTGTCTTCTTCGGCCTGCCGACGCTCTACACCTCGCTGACCAAGGCCGAGGGCGCGGAGAAAATCGATTTTTCATCTCTGCGCATGTCGCTCTCCGCGGCCGAGGTGCTCTCGGCCGAAGTCTTTAACGGCTGGAAGACGCTCACGGACCTCGAGATCGTCGAGGGCCTTGGTTCGACCGAGGTGCTGCACATCTATCTCTCCAACCGGCCCGAGCAAAAGAAGCTCGGCGCCGCCGGTCTGCGCGTGCCCGGCTACGAGGTCGCGCTGCGCGACAAGGAGGGCCGCGAGGTCGGCGACAACGAGGAAGGCATTCTGTGGGTCCGCGGCGATTCCAACACACCGCTGTATTGGAACCGGCCGGACAAAACCGCCGAGACGATCCGCGAGGGCGGCTGGATCTACACCGGCGACCGCTTCGTCAGGGATGCCGACGGCTTCCACTTCTTCCGCGGCCGCGCCGATGATCTCATCAAGATCTCAGGCCAGTGGGTCTACCCGCTCGAGGTCGAGCTCTGCCTCGCCGACCACCCCGATATCCGCGAATGCGCGGTGTTCGCCGCCGAGCTGCCGGATCGCCGCATGACGCTGAAGGCCGTGGTCGTGATGAACAACCGCGCGGTTAACCAGGGTGACGCGACGCGACGATTGCAGGATTACGTCAAGGGCAAGCTGCTGCCCTACAAATATCCGCGCGAGGTGATCTTCATCGACGAGTTGCCGAAGACCGGCACGGGGAAGATTGATCGGCAGGCATTGCTCAGGATGTGA
- a CDS encoding ABC transporter ATP-binding protein: MDLIANHITHRFGDLAVLDDVSFTVSAGEVVAIVGPSGCGKSTLLSILGGLLQPTSGAPELRGSPPADSLNPLTFVFQDFALLPWATVEENVEFPLLHTQLSATQRRALVDDALRRTSLTDFRKTYPKQLSGGMRQRVGISRALAVRPAILLMDEPLSALDSQTRELLMEDFVRLLADGGMGAVYVTHNLEEAARLADRIVVLSRRPGRIREVVTVPMTRAARGEAAAREKLLALQNQIWSLIRNEAIDAEREVQHA; the protein is encoded by the coding sequence ATGGACCTGATCGCCAACCACATCACCCATCGCTTCGGCGATCTCGCCGTGCTCGACGATGTCTCCTTCACCGTCAGCGCCGGCGAGGTGGTGGCGATCGTCGGGCCCTCGGGCTGCGGGAAGAGCACGCTGCTGTCGATCCTCGGCGGGCTGTTGCAGCCGACCTCGGGCGCGCCTGAACTGCGCGGCTCGCCGCCGGCGGACAGTCTCAATCCGCTGACCTTCGTGTTCCAGGATTTTGCGCTGCTGCCCTGGGCCACGGTCGAGGAGAATGTCGAATTCCCGCTGCTGCACACCCAGCTTTCAGCAACGCAGCGCCGCGCGCTGGTCGACGACGCCTTGCGGCGCACGAGCCTGACCGATTTCCGCAAAACCTATCCAAAGCAGCTCTCCGGCGGCATGCGCCAGCGCGTCGGCATTTCGCGCGCGCTTGCGGTGAGGCCCGCCATTCTGCTGATGGATGAGCCGCTGTCGGCCCTGGATTCGCAGACCCGCGAATTGCTGATGGAGGATTTCGTCCGCCTGCTCGCCGATGGCGGCATGGGCGCGGTTTATGTTACCCATAATCTGGAAGAGGCGGCGCGGCTTGCCGACCGCATCGTGGTGCTGTCGCGCAGGCCTGGCCGCATCCGCGAGGTCGTGACCGTGCCGATGACGCGCGCGGCGCGGGGCGAAGCTGCGGCGCGCGAAAAGCTGCTGGCGTTGCAGAACCAGATCTGGTCGCTGATCCGCAATGAGGCGATCGATGCCGAACGCGAGGTCCAGCATGCTTGA
- the maiA gene encoding maleylacetoacetate isomerase, protein MKLHGYFRSSAAYRVRIALNLKGLGAEHLPHHLRKGEQCAPAYLAINPQGLVPALENDAGTVLTQSVAIIEWLDETHPNPPLLPKDPLRRAKVRAFALAIACDTHPVQNLKVLARLRELGLPEEKVQDWAAWVNREGLSACETLIRDEAGPFCFGAAPTLADLCLVPQLANARRFGVDVSAYPRLLGAEAAAKALAAFADAAPEKQPDAE, encoded by the coding sequence ATGAAGCTGCACGGCTATTTCCGCTCCAGCGCCGCCTATCGGGTGCGGATCGCGCTGAACCTGAAGGGTCTCGGCGCCGAGCATCTGCCGCATCATCTTCGCAAGGGCGAACAATGCGCGCCCGCCTATCTCGCCATCAATCCGCAAGGCCTGGTGCCGGCGTTGGAGAACGATGCGGGTACAGTGCTGACCCAATCGGTGGCGATCATCGAATGGCTCGACGAGACGCACCCCAATCCGCCGTTGCTGCCGAAGGATCCGCTGCGACGCGCCAAGGTGCGGGCGTTCGCGCTGGCGATCGCCTGCGATACCCATCCGGTGCAGAACCTGAAGGTGCTGGCGCGGCTGCGCGAGCTTGGCCTGCCCGAGGAGAAGGTCCAGGACTGGGCGGCATGGGTCAACCGCGAGGGACTGTCGGCCTGCGAGACGCTGATCAGGGACGAAGCGGGCCCGTTCTGTTTCGGCGCTGCGCCGACGCTGGCTGATCTCTGTCTGGTGCCGCAGCTCGCCAATGCGCGCCGCTTCGGTGTCGATGTCTCGGCCTATCCGCGCCTGCTGGGGGCGGAAGCTGCCGCCAAGGCGCTTGCAGCTTTCGCCGATGCCGCACCGGAGAAGCAGCCCGATGCCGAGTAA
- the gtdA gene encoding gentisate 1,2-dioxygenase — MEAVTKTPEREAFYRKIDGENLTALWTVMSDLITPEPKSACRPHLWKFDVIRDYMTEAGKLITAKEAERRVLVLENPGLRGQSKITTSLYAGVQMVVPGDVAPAHRHSQSALRFVLEGKGAHTTVDGERTAMEPGDFIITPSMTWHDHSNETSEPMFWLDGLDIPLVQFFDCSFAEGSKEDQQKITRPAGDSFARYGHNLLPVDVKRSSKTSPIFSYPYAYTREALEKARTSQEWDACHGLKLKFSNPETGDFAMPTIGTFIQLLPKGFNTARYRSTDATVFCPIEGRGRSRIGDAVFEWGPRDLFVVPSWHWVTHEADEDAVLFSFSDRPVQQKLDLFREDRGNA; from the coding sequence ATGGAAGCCGTGACCAAGACGCCGGAACGCGAGGCGTTCTACAGGAAGATCGACGGCGAAAACCTCACCGCGCTGTGGACGGTGATGAGCGATCTGATCACGCCGGAGCCGAAGAGCGCCTGCCGGCCTCACTTGTGGAAATTCGACGTCATCCGCGACTACATGACGGAAGCCGGCAAGCTCATCACCGCCAAGGAGGCCGAGCGGCGCGTGCTGGTGCTGGAGAACCCCGGCTTGCGCGGCCAGTCCAAGATCACGACCTCGCTCTATGCCGGCGTGCAGATGGTGGTGCCCGGCGACGTCGCGCCGGCGCATCGCCACAGCCAGTCCGCGCTACGCTTCGTGCTCGAAGGCAAGGGTGCCCACACCACGGTGGACGGCGAGCGCACCGCGATGGAGCCGGGCGACTTCATCATCACGCCGTCGATGACCTGGCACGATCATTCCAACGAGACCAGCGAGCCGATGTTCTGGCTCGACGGCCTCGACATCCCCTTGGTGCAGTTCTTCGACTGCTCTTTTGCGGAAGGCTCGAAAGAAGACCAGCAGAAGATCACGAGGCCTGCCGGCGACAGCTTTGCGCGCTACGGCCACAATCTCTTGCCCGTCGACGTGAAGCGTTCGTCGAAAACCTCGCCGATCTTCAGCTATCCCTATGCCTACACCCGCGAAGCCCTGGAGAAGGCGAGGACGAGCCAGGAATGGGACGCCTGTCACGGGCTGAAGCTGAAGTTCAGCAATCCCGAGACCGGTGATTTCGCGATGCCGACGATCGGCACCTTCATCCAGCTGCTGCCGAAGGGCTTTAACACCGCGCGCTATCGGTCGACCGATGCCACCGTGTTCTGCCCGATCGAGGGCCGAGGGCGCAGTCGCATCGGCGATGCCGTGTTCGAGTGGGGCCCCCGCGATCTGTTCGTGGTGCCGAGCTGGCACTGGGTCACCCACGAGGCGGATGAGGACGCCGTGCTGTTCAGCTTCTCGGATCGGCCGGTACAGCAGAAGCTGGATCTGTTTCGCGAGGACAGGGGCAACGCGTGA